A single window of Vibrio campbellii CAIM 519 = NBRC 15631 = ATCC 25920 DNA harbors:
- a CDS encoding Fe(3+) dicitrate ABC transporter substrate-binding protein FecB: protein MGLIHRAIALVMCTLTSFGTFANNERSVTDERGTFTITGTPQRVVALEYSFVDALASVGVSPVGVADDKDVNRILKSIRDRVAPWTSVGMRPQPSLEVISQLKPDLIIADVQRHSSAYDALSKIAPTLLLKSRGENYEQNLDAAMKIGIVLNKEQEMKSRIEQHKTVMAKFKTKFASSDTMQFAVATEKGMWLHGPKSYAGSVLTCLGIQSPIPNETERAYVEVSLEQLLKTNPDWLLIGPYSENTIADTWKQSPLFNLLNARKRQQVVNVSPQAWSLNRGMHAAEQIAQDLSELLNK from the coding sequence ATGGGCCTTATCCATAGAGCAATCGCATTGGTGATGTGTACTCTCACCTCATTTGGAACTTTCGCAAATAATGAACGTTCGGTCACAGATGAAAGAGGAACGTTCACGATCACAGGGACACCTCAACGCGTCGTTGCTTTGGAGTATTCTTTTGTCGATGCCCTAGCCTCTGTCGGAGTTTCTCCTGTTGGCGTTGCGGATGATAAAGATGTAAACCGAATTCTTAAATCGATTCGAGACCGAGTGGCACCTTGGACTTCTGTTGGTATGCGCCCCCAGCCAAGCTTAGAAGTTATCTCTCAATTGAAGCCTGACCTTATCATTGCCGATGTTCAACGACATTCGTCTGCCTATGACGCTCTGTCTAAGATTGCCCCAACGCTGCTTCTGAAAAGCCGTGGTGAGAACTATGAACAGAACCTAGATGCCGCAATGAAAATCGGTATTGTTCTAAACAAGGAACAAGAGATGAAGTCGCGCATTGAGCAACACAAAACGGTGATGGCTAAATTCAAGACGAAGTTTGCGAGCTCCGACACTATGCAGTTCGCGGTTGCAACAGAAAAAGGCATGTGGCTACATGGCCCAAAATCGTACGCGGGAAGCGTGTTAACTTGCCTAGGTATCCAGAGCCCAATTCCAAATGAGACAGAGCGTGCTTACGTTGAAGTGAGCTTAGAGCAGCTGCTAAAAACCAACCCGGACTGGCTTCTGATCGGACCATACAGTGAGAACACCATCGCAGACACATGGAAACAGAGCCCTCTTTTCAATCTCCTTAACGCACGCAAGCGCCAACAGGTTGTGAATGTTTCGCCACAAGCTTGGTCTCTTAACCGAGGTATGCATGCTGCCGAGCAAATCGCACAAGATCTTTCTGAATTACTAAACAAATAG
- a CDS encoding FecCD family ABC transporter permease yields MSFINVMQSRKALFGCFVVFLALSLGTVASMISYSSFELKIHDLLGFWFSFDEANIKHQILSSLRAPRVLASILIGINLAIAGLLMQGLTANPLASPSILGINAGASCFIAISSMNLVFLPELPLSVNALLGGAVSGLLVLSLGGFFAGKSHPIKLVLAGIAVNALLVGITRSALILADDMAYSVLNWLAGSIANITWEDWAQFWPVSLVGIVLTISLARSLNLLTLGDDIATGLGVNLTRTRVIACISVLLLTTSSVAIAGPIAFVGLLVPHIARKLVGTNHFTLLPVTAILGASLLVWSDVISRMVAFPAETPVGVITALIGSPFFIALAVRSKVS; encoded by the coding sequence ATGTCTTTTATTAATGTTATGCAAAGTAGAAAAGCGCTATTTGGCTGTTTCGTTGTTTTTTTAGCACTCAGTTTGGGGACGGTTGCATCTATGATCAGCTACTCCTCCTTTGAGCTTAAGATCCACGACTTATTGGGGTTCTGGTTTAGCTTTGATGAAGCAAATATAAAACATCAGATTCTCTCATCGTTGAGAGCCCCCCGTGTACTGGCCTCTATCCTGATTGGTATCAATCTCGCGATTGCTGGGCTTCTTATGCAAGGGTTAACAGCCAATCCACTGGCGTCTCCAAGCATTTTGGGGATAAACGCCGGGGCATCTTGTTTTATCGCTATCTCTTCCATGAATTTGGTTTTCTTGCCTGAATTACCACTTTCCGTTAATGCATTGCTTGGTGGCGCGGTAAGCGGACTGCTCGTACTTTCTTTAGGTGGTTTCTTTGCTGGTAAGTCACATCCAATTAAGTTGGTATTGGCCGGCATTGCCGTTAACGCCCTGTTAGTTGGTATTACAAGAAGTGCATTAATCCTAGCCGATGATATGGCCTATAGCGTTTTGAACTGGCTGGCTGGGTCGATCGCTAACATCACTTGGGAAGACTGGGCACAATTTTGGCCTGTGAGCTTGGTTGGAATCGTTTTGACCATATCACTCGCTCGTAGTCTTAACTTGCTGACTCTTGGCGACGATATTGCGACCGGACTTGGTGTAAACCTCACCCGCACACGTGTTATTGCTTGTATTTCCGTGCTGTTGCTAACCACATCGAGTGTTGCTATCGCGGGACCTATCGCTTTTGTTGGCCTACTTGTTCCTCATATCGCCCGCAAGCTTGTCGGCACCAATCACTTTACTTTGCTGCCTGTCACCGCGATTCTTGGCGCAAGCCTTTTGGTGTGGTCTGACGTTATTTCACGCATGGTCGCGTTCCCAGCAGAAACGCCAGTCGGGGTTATTACTGCATTGATTGGTTCGCCATTCTTCATTGCACTGGCCGTTAGGAGCAAAGTGTCATGA
- a CDS encoding FecCD family ABC transporter permease: MNKTKAITLTVLLVSCAIGSLFVGSVSLSLSDVVTTLFHGGDFDFIINQYRLPRFILAIGVGAGLGLSGALIQGVLRNPLASPDLMGISAGTGFAATLLLVYVPDASLPLLASVAIAGGVTAALGIIGISYKYNPTPARLALIGIAISTFISSGIDFLLIVNPVEINTAMVWLTGSLWGRNWSQVPLIWISLAILLPLALRLAWKLDLMGLGEEAATTIGAQPERTRFIALVLSVLLASISVAVCGTISFVGLLSPHLARLLFGHNHKYLLPMSGVIGALLVVVADAAARGIAPPLELPAGVLTSLIGAPYFIFLLQRYKGWK; the protein is encoded by the coding sequence ATGAACAAAACAAAAGCAATTACGTTAACCGTTTTATTAGTTTCTTGTGCGATAGGCAGCTTATTCGTCGGTAGTGTCTCCCTTTCCTTAAGTGACGTGGTAACCACATTATTTCACGGTGGCGACTTCGATTTCATTATTAATCAATACCGACTGCCACGTTTTATCTTAGCGATTGGCGTTGGTGCTGGACTCGGGCTTTCTGGAGCATTGATCCAAGGAGTCTTGAGAAACCCTCTCGCCTCACCAGATTTAATGGGTATCAGCGCGGGTACTGGTTTTGCTGCAACCTTGCTGCTTGTTTATGTGCCAGACGCATCATTGCCGTTACTTGCCTCTGTTGCCATTGCCGGAGGGGTTACCGCCGCGCTTGGTATTATTGGTATCAGCTATAAATACAACCCCACCCCAGCAAGGCTCGCATTGATTGGCATCGCAATCAGCACCTTCATTTCTAGCGGTATCGATTTTCTGCTGATTGTTAACCCGGTAGAAATTAATACGGCAATGGTCTGGTTAACCGGAAGCTTATGGGGGCGTAACTGGTCACAAGTGCCATTGATTTGGATATCACTGGCCATCTTACTGCCTCTTGCGTTGCGACTGGCTTGGAAACTCGACTTAATGGGGCTTGGGGAAGAAGCCGCCACCACAATAGGTGCTCAACCAGAGCGCACACGCTTTATCGCATTGGTTCTTTCCGTTCTCCTTGCCAGTATTAGCGTTGCAGTATGTGGGACGATCAGCTTCGTGGGCTTGCTATCTCCTCATTTAGCTCGCTTATTGTTTGGACACAATCACAAGTACTTGCTCCCTATGTCTGGTGTGATTGGGGCTTTACTTGTGGTTGTCGCAGACGCTGCCGCTCGTGGTATTGCTCCCCCACTTGAACTTCCGGCTGGAGTACTGACTTCGCTCATTGGTGCACCTTACTTCATCTTCTTACTTCAACGCTATAAAGGTTGGAAATAA
- the fecE gene encoding Fe(3+) dicitrate ABC transporter ATP-binding protein FecE, with product MLKTHQLSVSYGKENIIHNLDLDIPEGKITALIGPNGSGKSTLLKTLCRINKQFDGSLTVYDKSIKDYADKELSRYISLLPQVLTTPEDITVRRLVEYGRSPYLSYWGHLTQDDHEKVDKAIAATQIEELVDKKVDALSGGQRQRVWIAMVLAQDTPIVMLDEPTTYLDLSHQVELMKLIQKLNAAGKTVIVVLHDLNQACRYCDHLVVLKKGQVTHQGAPEEIFTQSLLKDVFDLDAMIMNDPVSNKPMCINL from the coding sequence ATGCTTAAAACACATCAGCTGTCTGTTTCTTATGGCAAAGAAAACATTATTCATAACCTCGATCTCGACATTCCAGAAGGAAAGATCACAGCATTAATTGGCCCCAACGGAAGTGGTAAGTCGACGTTGCTTAAAACCTTGTGTCGCATCAACAAACAATTTGATGGCTCACTCACTGTCTACGATAAGTCGATTAAAGATTACGCCGACAAAGAGCTGTCTCGATACATTTCATTGCTGCCCCAAGTGTTGACAACGCCAGAAGATATTACGGTGAGAAGACTCGTTGAATACGGCCGCTCACCCTATTTATCTTACTGGGGGCATTTGACTCAAGACGACCACGAAAAAGTAGACAAAGCCATTGCCGCAACACAGATAGAGGAATTGGTCGATAAGAAGGTAGATGCTCTATCCGGCGGTCAGCGCCAACGTGTTTGGATAGCGATGGTTTTGGCACAAGACACACCGATTGTCATGCTTGATGAACCGACCACTTACCTCGATTTATCTCACCAAGTAGAGCTAATGAAGTTGATTCAAAAGCTAAATGCGGCAGGAAAAACCGTAATTGTCGTACTTCATGATTTGAACCAAGCCTGCCGTTACTGCGATCACTTGGTGGTACTGAAGAAGGGGCAAGTTACCCATCAAGGTGCACCTGAAGAGATATTCACTCAATCGTTGCTCAAAGATGTTTTCGATCTTGATGCAATGATCATGAATGACCCCGTTTCAAACAAACCTATGTGTATAAACCTATAA
- a CDS encoding TonB-dependent receptor, translating to MSKLPFTLSVLALSIASAHAETDTQNEGVQEMETMVVTATRYTQTPDKIAGAVTVIDAEDIEEQSIISDDLTSILATLVPGITPSRQKMSNQGENLRGRQALIMIDGVPQVNPLRNGNRYGYTIDPSMVERIEVVNGASAVQGMGATGGIINYITKGAKPGDDWKQTVGTRVTSSFDNDSTGGKVFYNVSKYDDEFDLFFGGSWDQQGLYYDGNGNPIGMNDIQGETQDSTATDIFFKGGYNFNDGNQRIELTANTYTIEANGNYKGVDGDFANGIPGTVEPGAPSGKPVSNEAQLFNLQYTNYNLSNGVLTTQMFYQNYDAVFGEATWNPTETKVNDQGVISSQKTGFKVGYETYDLLDLDDTWVFGLDGLHDQTKQTLDQSGLNVTPLMEYYSLAPFVQGDFLVTDALRLSTGIRYESIRVKVSDGQTIYGYGIDGHNSEIIGGTQDSSKAVFNVGAIYTFADEFSTFASFNQGFGLPDMGRVLRGVWINEEDTPPQQVGTPIDFNTMLAVEPVVTDNYELGLTYRGDKLFLSASTYMSVAKYGANLELNNNGTYDVKRQRTEVMGYELTSTYQVLDSTKLSAMYAHVEGEVDTTGNGSVDSDMDLKNLTPDRLLLAVNHNFSDVLASRIQYNYLFDSKKSANNVGAEQNFDGYGLVDFSTHYDMRDKGRIAFGIENVMDEQYINYFSQIRNSSSYYFSGRGRTFSLSYELDF from the coding sequence ATGAGTAAACTTCCTTTCACTCTTTCAGTATTAGCACTTTCAATCGCGAGTGCACACGCTGAGACAGATACGCAAAACGAAGGCGTACAAGAGATGGAAACCATGGTGGTAACAGCGACCCGTTATACCCAAACGCCAGATAAAATTGCAGGTGCGGTCACCGTCATCGATGCTGAGGATATTGAAGAACAATCTATCATCTCTGACGACCTGACCAGCATTCTTGCTACCTTGGTTCCGGGTATTACACCAAGTCGCCAAAAGATGTCTAACCAAGGCGAAAACCTGCGTGGTCGCCAAGCGCTCATCATGATTGATGGTGTACCTCAAGTGAACCCTCTTCGAAACGGCAACCGTTACGGCTACACGATTGATCCATCAATGGTTGAACGAATCGAGGTCGTGAATGGTGCAAGTGCGGTTCAAGGTATGGGAGCAACAGGCGGTATCATCAACTACATCACGAAAGGTGCAAAACCGGGTGATGATTGGAAACAAACGGTTGGTACTCGTGTGACTTCAAGCTTCGATAACGACAGCACTGGCGGAAAAGTTTTCTACAACGTCAGTAAGTACGATGACGAATTTGACCTGTTCTTTGGTGGCTCTTGGGATCAACAAGGCCTTTACTACGATGGTAATGGTAACCCTATTGGTATGAACGACATTCAGGGTGAAACGCAAGACAGCACAGCAACGGATATTTTCTTTAAAGGTGGCTACAACTTTAATGACGGTAATCAGCGTATCGAATTGACGGCCAACACCTACACAATCGAAGCCAATGGCAACTACAAAGGGGTCGACGGTGATTTTGCCAACGGTATTCCTGGCACAGTTGAGCCCGGAGCCCCATCAGGTAAACCAGTGAGCAATGAAGCTCAATTATTTAACCTACAGTACACAAACTACAATCTGAGCAATGGTGTGCTTACCACTCAGATGTTCTACCAAAACTACGATGCAGTGTTTGGTGAAGCAACGTGGAACCCAACCGAAACCAAAGTTAACGACCAAGGCGTTATCTCTTCTCAAAAGACTGGCTTCAAAGTCGGTTACGAAACCTATGACTTGCTGGATCTCGATGATACTTGGGTATTTGGCTTAGATGGCCTACATGATCAAACGAAACAAACGCTCGACCAGTCAGGCTTGAATGTGACGCCTCTTATGGAATATTACAGCCTAGCGCCGTTCGTTCAAGGTGACTTCCTAGTGACAGATGCGCTACGCCTATCGACTGGCATTCGCTATGAAAGCATCCGTGTAAAAGTAAGCGATGGTCAAACTATCTATGGTTACGGTATCGATGGACACAACTCTGAGATCATTGGTGGCACACAGGATTCTTCAAAAGCAGTATTCAACGTAGGCGCCATTTATACTTTTGCGGATGAATTCAGTACATTTGCGAGCTTTAATCAAGGGTTTGGCCTGCCTGATATGGGTCGAGTTCTAAGAGGGGTCTGGATTAATGAGGAAGATACCCCTCCCCAACAAGTTGGTACCCCAATTGATTTTAATACCATGCTGGCTGTCGAACCTGTTGTGACAGACAACTATGAGCTAGGTCTTACCTATCGCGGTGACAAACTGTTTCTCAGTGCAAGCACTTACATGTCGGTTGCAAAATACGGTGCTAACTTAGAGCTCAACAACAATGGTACCTACGATGTAAAACGCCAACGCACCGAAGTTATGGGTTATGAACTAACCTCAACTTACCAAGTGCTTGATTCAACAAAGCTGAGTGCCATGTACGCGCACGTTGAAGGTGAAGTCGATACTACAGGCAATGGCAGTGTTGACTCTGACATGGATCTAAAAAACCTGACACCAGATCGCCTACTGCTTGCCGTTAACCATAATTTCTCTGATGTGCTAGCGAGCCGAATTCAATACAACTACCTATTCGACAGCAAGAAAAGTGCAAACAATGTTGGCGCAGAGCAAAACTTTGATGGCTACGGACTGGTTGATTTCAGTACGCATTACGACATGCGTGATAAAGGCCGTATCGCTTTTGGTATTGAAAACGTAATGGATGAGCAATACATCAACTACTTCAGCCAAATTCGTAATAGCAGCTCTTACTACTTCTCTGGTCGTGGCCGCACATTCAGCTTAAGTTACGAGCTTGATTTCTAA
- a CDS encoding YcxB family protein — protein sequence MSKDFEFTTEYILDKPFFAECYDQTSQPTKFPQAYLKGLLFLIFGVVLLEFELLPNGYVGWFFIVLSVIEACSVYFKRTWWLWRQTISSSRGSKVVFEVNADGVRYKSGKVDRRLAWKEIDQLEQTDLGFILHLGKQRQYISKSCLNEEVISFMAAQHAASKAN from the coding sequence ATGTCTAAAGATTTCGAATTCACCACAGAATACATACTCGACAAGCCTTTTTTTGCAGAGTGCTATGACCAAACTAGCCAGCCAACTAAGTTCCCACAGGCGTATTTGAAAGGATTACTCTTTCTCATTTTTGGTGTGGTTTTATTAGAGTTCGAACTGCTACCCAACGGTTATGTCGGTTGGTTCTTTATCGTGTTGAGTGTGATTGAAGCATGCAGCGTTTACTTCAAGAGGACTTGGTGGCTTTGGCGTCAAACCATCAGCTCAAGCCGTGGCAGCAAAGTGGTATTTGAAGTGAATGCGGATGGCGTGCGCTACAAAAGCGGTAAAGTTGACCGCAGACTCGCTTGGAAAGAAATCGACCAGCTTGAACAAACCGATTTGGGCTTCATTCTTCATCTTGGTAAACAACGCCAATACATCAGCAAATCTTGCTTAAACGAAGAAGTCATTTCGTTTATGGCAGCGCAGCACGCCGCATCTAAAGCGAACTAA
- a CDS encoding DUF5062 family protein produces MSKSSKLHNEDKLVKKALEIGGKMAKLQGFDLPQSPQPVRVKAIYLFLVDAKQITPLPESKLDGASIKHRLAVWIHSALPDNDPLK; encoded by the coding sequence ATGTCAAAAAGCTCCAAGCTTCACAATGAAGACAAACTGGTTAAGAAGGCACTAGAGATTGGTGGGAAGATGGCGAAACTACAAGGTTTTGACCTTCCTCAGTCACCACAGCCTGTAAGAGTAAAAGCGATTTATCTATTCTTGGTCGATGCCAAACAGATCACGCCACTACCTGAAAGCAAGCTAGACGGTGCAAGCATCAAACACCGACTGGCAGTATGGATACACAGTGCGTTGCCAGATAACGACCCTCTAAAGTAA
- a CDS encoding immunity 49 family protein: MKPIKNHYLDIPEERKLRIFRKEDERFYSFWEKMLDEEQSFYQQPLKRMSGDAWQSLHAFFMASEFGQHQASLAYIKRALELLNNVYLLANHSDQVVEFSVGHRHFSEVGNRAVAGGTMDAWLDEICLAMAARDWRCVELMTIMDESLVSIKTPFNVALVEFVSGVFSNSSALPELLQTVMEKSSPQYLESTRVPYVHSLFIPFLNVFVAIIDGDEAHYQEALRDALEAHYQFYMNEDVRYSPKGNVSLKLTGLAALAYDKYGWTIPEAAYLPKWLVYGEHDLCSA, translated from the coding sequence ATGAAACCTATAAAGAATCACTATTTAGATATACCTGAAGAAAGAAAGTTGCGCATTTTTCGTAAAGAAGACGAACGCTTCTACAGCTTTTGGGAAAAAATGCTTGATGAAGAACAATCCTTTTACCAGCAACCTCTCAAAAGAATGAGTGGCGATGCTTGGCAGTCACTTCATGCATTTTTTATGGCCTCCGAATTCGGACAACATCAGGCTTCGCTAGCTTATATAAAAAGGGCGCTCGAGTTACTGAATAACGTGTACTTACTGGCCAATCATTCAGACCAAGTGGTTGAATTCTCCGTTGGGCACCGACACTTTTCGGAAGTAGGTAACCGTGCTGTTGCCGGAGGAACAATGGATGCATGGTTGGATGAAATCTGTTTAGCGATGGCCGCGAGAGATTGGCGCTGCGTAGAGCTGATGACCATCATGGATGAGTCGTTAGTGTCTATAAAGACGCCGTTTAATGTTGCTCTAGTCGAGTTCGTTAGCGGTGTATTTAGCAATTCATCAGCGTTACCTGAGTTATTGCAAACGGTAATGGAGAAATCCTCACCGCAATATTTAGAGTCAACCAGAGTGCCATATGTACACTCTTTGTTTATTCCATTTTTGAATGTGTTTGTTGCCATTATCGATGGCGATGAGGCACATTATCAAGAAGCACTGAGGGATGCGTTAGAGGCACATTACCAGTTCTACATGAATGAAGATGTTCGTTATTCGCCAAAAGGAAATGTTTCTCTGAAACTGACTGGTCTTGCTGCATTGGCATACGATAAGTATGGCTGGACGATTCCAGAAGCCGCATATTTGCCGAAATGGCTCGTGTACGGCGAGCATGATCTTTGTTCAGCATAA
- a CDS encoding prephenate dehydratase domain-containing protein, with translation MQIKTISKGILGTALAATLGNSPLVHAEQPVYVQASKGSFNDAAITQLFTQHPELKAPVDFAGTPTNTFKMANERGGLAFSAVENSTIDGRLVQATVEAFQQYKPVDLKGFITTPIEMCVLMNTEDVKTKHPITLIASHPAALKQINLWKTKQTKAKELAVPEGTAAAAKQVSERQLPAGSVAIGACVLESTYTNLAVIEKGVQDNKDNKTSFLLMDISKRETPITEAQARKALIAAIKQGKALAK, from the coding sequence ATGCAGATAAAAACCATTAGTAAAGGAATACTGGGCACTGCGTTAGCAGCGACGTTGGGCAACAGCCCTTTGGTACACGCAGAACAGCCGGTCTACGTGCAAGCATCTAAAGGCAGTTTTAATGACGCCGCTATCACTCAGTTATTTACCCAGCATCCAGAACTCAAAGCGCCTGTAGATTTTGCAGGCACACCGACAAATACCTTTAAAATGGCAAACGAACGCGGCGGACTGGCCTTTAGCGCCGTAGAAAACTCAACCATTGATGGGCGTCTAGTACAGGCGACAGTGGAGGCCTTTCAGCAATACAAACCTGTCGATTTGAAAGGTTTTATCACAACACCAATCGAAATGTGTGTGTTAATGAACACCGAAGATGTGAAAACTAAGCATCCAATCACATTAATTGCTTCTCACCCCGCTGCGTTAAAACAAATCAATTTATGGAAAACAAAGCAAACCAAAGCCAAAGAGCTTGCTGTACCTGAAGGCACTGCTGCTGCGGCAAAACAGGTGTCTGAACGTCAACTCCCAGCGGGCAGCGTGGCGATTGGAGCGTGTGTACTTGAATCGACGTATACCAACTTAGCGGTCATAGAAAAAGGAGTACAAGACAATAAAGACAACAAGACATCATTTTTGCTGATGGACATTAGCAAGCGTGAGACGCCGATAACAGAAGCTCAAGCACGCAAAGCCCTGATTGCAGCAATCAAACAGGGAAAAGCGTTGGCTAAGTAA
- the accD gene encoding acetyl-CoA carboxylase, carboxyltransferase subunit beta: MSWLEKLLDKNNIINTRKTSIPEGVWTKCPSCEQVLYRIALKENLEVCPKCNHHMRMTARHRLDSFLDKEKQSEIACEYEPKDVLNFKDKKRYKERIALAQKSTGEKDALVAMKGELLGLPIVACAFEFSFMAGSMGSVVGAKFVEAVDIAIEENRGLVCFSACGGARMQESLMALMQMAKTSAALDHLSRAGLPYISVLTDQTFGGVSASIAMLGDINIGEPEARIGFAGRRVIEQTVREKLPDGFQQSEFLLEHGALDMIVERRDMRRKIGGLIAKLTNKSIQPEAE; the protein is encoded by the coding sequence ATGAGTTGGTTAGAAAAGTTATTAGATAAAAACAACATCATTAACACGCGTAAAACATCGATCCCTGAAGGCGTTTGGACTAAGTGCCCGTCTTGTGAACAAGTGTTGTATCGAATAGCGCTAAAAGAAAACTTGGAAGTGTGCCCTAAATGCAACCATCACATGCGGATGACTGCGCGCCATCGATTGGACAGCTTCTTGGATAAAGAGAAGCAAAGCGAGATTGCCTGCGAGTATGAGCCGAAAGACGTGCTCAATTTTAAAGACAAGAAACGCTATAAAGAGCGTATCGCCCTTGCTCAAAAAAGCACTGGAGAGAAAGATGCACTGGTTGCGATGAAAGGCGAGCTATTAGGGTTACCCATCGTTGCTTGCGCATTTGAGTTTTCTTTTATGGCTGGCTCAATGGGCTCGGTAGTAGGTGCAAAGTTTGTTGAGGCCGTCGATATTGCCATCGAAGAAAATCGCGGCTTAGTCTGCTTTTCTGCCTGTGGCGGTGCAAGGATGCAAGAGTCTTTGATGGCATTGATGCAAATGGCCAAAACCAGTGCGGCGTTGGATCACTTATCCCGTGCGGGCTTGCCCTATATTTCGGTGTTGACCGATCAAACGTTTGGTGGCGTATCGGCAAGCATCGCAATGCTGGGGGATATCAATATCGGTGAACCAGAGGCAAGAATTGGGTTTGCAGGGCGTCGCGTAATCGAGCAAACCGTGCGAGAAAAACTGCCGGATGGTTTCCAACAAAGTGAGTTCCTTCTGGAGCATGGCGCATTAGATATGATTGTCGAGAGACGTGATATGCGAAGAAAGATAGGTGGGTTAATCGCAAAGCTGACCAACAAAAGTATTCAACCTGAAGCAGAGTAA
- a CDS encoding LysR family transcriptional regulator, with protein sequence MLDKIDPQWLKSFHCVYENNSFKRAAEFLCLPTSNISRHIALLEEQLDVRLFDRTTRRICATEAGEQLYLRTQPLFDKLNDALEEVTQHSHEVMGQLNILMPDSPELAKAVVSFCTQHPSITLNCETNLSPKEDLLDGFDVILSFHRGKLEDSNWIAKEIKRWPSVVVASPKLLQNCQKPFQITDLKHVPCISSFTALKGTPWVFKTADGSLITQRVASSFKVNSGQFAKTGALAGLGFAILPAGFCHQEIDSGELEVIELEYGPEDLVLYAFYASRKHLAKKVLVFIEHLRKQANE encoded by the coding sequence ATGCTTGATAAGATAGACCCGCAATGGCTTAAGAGTTTCCACTGTGTTTACGAGAACAACAGCTTTAAACGAGCCGCGGAGTTCTTGTGTTTACCGACATCTAATATCAGCCGTCACATTGCTCTACTCGAAGAGCAACTTGATGTGCGATTATTTGATAGAACCACAAGACGTATTTGCGCTACCGAAGCCGGAGAGCAACTCTACCTTCGCACCCAACCATTGTTCGACAAACTCAATGACGCGCTTGAAGAGGTCACTCAGCACTCGCACGAAGTCATGGGACAACTCAATATTCTGATGCCTGATTCACCAGAACTGGCTAAAGCTGTTGTCTCGTTTTGTACTCAACATCCTTCGATTACATTAAATTGCGAGACGAACCTGAGCCCGAAAGAGGACTTGCTGGACGGGTTTGACGTTATCTTAAGTTTTCATCGAGGGAAGTTAGAAGACAGCAATTGGATTGCCAAAGAAATTAAGCGCTGGCCAAGTGTTGTTGTGGCATCACCTAAACTGCTACAAAACTGCCAAAAGCCGTTTCAGATTACCGATTTAAAACACGTCCCTTGCATCAGCAGCTTTACCGCCTTGAAAGGTACACCGTGGGTTTTCAAAACAGCAGATGGCTCCTTGATAACTCAAAGAGTGGCATCGTCATTTAAGGTCAACAGCGGACAGTTCGCTAAAACGGGGGCGCTGGCTGGACTTGGGTTCGCAATACTGCCCGCTGGCTTTTGCCATCAAGAAATCGATTCTGGTGAGCTAGAAGTGATCGAGCTGGAATACGGGCCAGAAGATTTGGTGCTATATGCCTTCTACGCGTCGCGAAAACATTTAGCGAAGAAGGTACTCGTATTTATCGAACACCTTAGAAAGCAAGCAAATGAATAG